One genomic region from Sphingomicrobium aestuariivivum encodes:
- a CDS encoding DUF2569 domain-containing protein: MTARAQIRISQFLASYSHRLSARAAAIHRGLETNLAKIALFWMVLAMSACSLRVVASPTMGQMRGLETAAPYMLVVLAPVVTLLFGLRWFRNGEAMARPQAHLARIGRWEKVEPSQARAHKLYGAGGIMVSLLVGMLMNVPVRVVEYLVSIPAIPSVTPHWLSTLHFMMTLDVVLLTSLYTLCFCAALKKVPFFPLLLGGVWMLDLSMQMIVAEVVASSGLPGGIADPLHTLLGGNVKKVLISMALWAPYLLLSERVNVTYRHRIARQG; the protein is encoded by the coding sequence ATGACCGCACGTGCCCAGATCCGGATCAGCCAGTTCCTCGCGAGCTACAGCCACAGGCTGTCGGCGCGGGCCGCGGCGATCCATCGCGGGCTCGAGACCAATCTGGCCAAGATCGCCTTGTTCTGGATGGTGCTGGCCATGTCGGCCTGCTCGCTGCGCGTGGTCGCCAGCCCGACGATGGGCCAGATGCGCGGCCTCGAGACCGCCGCGCCCTACATGCTGGTGGTGCTCGCCCCCGTGGTGACGCTGCTGTTCGGGCTGCGCTGGTTCCGCAATGGCGAGGCGATGGCGCGGCCGCAGGCGCATCTTGCGCGCATCGGACGCTGGGAGAAGGTCGAGCCTAGCCAAGCGCGCGCGCACAAGCTCTATGGTGCGGGCGGGATCATGGTTTCGCTGCTGGTCGGCATGCTGATGAACGTGCCGGTGCGGGTGGTCGAATATCTCGTTTCCATCCCCGCCATCCCCTCGGTCACGCCGCACTGGCTTTCGACGCTCCATTTCATGATGACGCTCGACGTGGTGCTGCTGACGAGTCTCTATACGCTGTGCTTCTGCGCGGCGCTCAAGAAGGTGCCCTTCTTCCCGCTGCTGCTTGGCGGGGTGTGGATGCTCGACCTGTCGATGCAGATGATCGTCGCCGAAGTGGTGGCCTCCTCGGGGCTGCCCGGCGGGATCGCCGACCCGCTGCACACGCTGCTCGGCGGCAATGTGAAGAAGGTGCTCATCTCGATGGCGCTGTGGGCGCCCTATCTCCTGCTCTCCGAGCGGGTCAACGTCACCTACCGCCACCGCATCGCCCGCCAGGGCTGA
- a CDS encoding glycosyl transferase family protein produces the protein MSDLLPTIAAELALFAAVGFFLFAIDDLAVDLLYIARRLWRSLTVYRRHPRAFADRLPPASAGWMAVFIPAWDEGAVIGDMLRSTLERFGTGDYRLYVGHYPNDPWTDEAIASVPDPRIRAVCLPHAGPTTKADCLNHLYRAMQRDEASRGERARAIVLHDAEDVVHPLELELFAALIGRGGAVQLPVVPLPDPASRWIGGHYCDEFAEAHGKELVVREAIGAAVPLAGVGCAIDRDALGRIADAQGGRPFDADSQTEDYELGLKLGQLGHRTLFVRIPAQPGSPAMVASRGHFPATFAAAVRQKARWIGGIAFSGWDRLGWRGGAGERWMRLRDRRGPLAALLLLTGYAAFILYVQLGLAAQLGAPLNWVRDPLLETLLLANAVLLTWRVVMRAAFTGMTYGLAEGLRAIPRLVVGNTIAIFAAWRALRLHLTPGPKAWDKTDHVFPREYRA, from the coding sequence GTGAGCGACCTGCTCCCCACCATCGCCGCCGAGCTCGCGCTGTTCGCTGCGGTCGGCTTCTTCCTCTTCGCGATCGACGACCTGGCCGTCGACCTGCTCTATATCGCGCGCCGCCTGTGGCGCAGCCTGACCGTCTATCGCCGCCATCCGCGCGCCTTCGCCGACCGCCTTCCGCCCGCCAGCGCGGGGTGGATGGCCGTGTTCATCCCCGCATGGGACGAAGGCGCGGTGATCGGCGACATGCTGCGCTCCACGCTCGAGCGCTTCGGTACGGGCGACTATCGCCTCTATGTCGGCCATTATCCCAACGATCCGTGGACCGACGAGGCGATCGCCTCGGTTCCCGACCCGCGCATCCGCGCCGTCTGCCTGCCGCATGCGGGGCCGACCACCAAGGCCGACTGCCTCAACCATCTCTACCGCGCGATGCAGCGCGACGAGGCGAGCCGCGGCGAGCGCGCCCGCGCCATCGTCCTCCACGACGCCGAGGATGTCGTTCATCCGCTCGAGCTCGAACTGTTCGCCGCGCTCATCGGTCGCGGCGGCGCGGTCCAGCTGCCGGTGGTGCCGTTGCCCGATCCCGCCAGCCGCTGGATCGGCGGCCATTATTGCGACGAGTTCGCCGAGGCGCATGGCAAGGAGCTTGTCGTGCGCGAGGCGATCGGCGCCGCCGTGCCGCTCGCCGGCGTCGGCTGCGCGATCGACCGCGACGCGCTTGGCCGGATCGCCGATGCGCAGGGCGGTCGCCCCTTCGACGCCGACAGCCAGACCGAGGACTACGAGCTCGGCCTCAAGCTTGGCCAGCTCGGCCATCGCACCCTGTTCGTGCGCATCCCCGCGCAGCCCGGCAGCCCCGCGATGGTCGCCAGCCGTGGCCATTTCCCCGCCACCTTCGCTGCCGCGGTGCGCCAGAAGGCGCGCTGGATCGGCGGCATCGCTTTCTCGGGCTGGGACCGGCTCGGCTGGCGCGGCGGGGCGGGCGAGCGCTGGATGCGGCTGCGCGACCGGCGCGGCCCGCTTGCCGCGCTCCTCCTCCTCACCGGCTACGCCGCCTTCATCCTCTACGTCCAGCTCGGGCTCGCGGCGCAGCTCGGCGCACCCCTCAACTGGGTCCGCGACCCGCTGCTCGAGACATTGCTGCTGGCCAACGCCGTGCTGCTGACGTGGCGCGTGGTCATGCGCGCGGCCTTCACCGGCATGACCTACGGGCTGGCCGAGGGTTTGCGCGCCATCCCGCGGCTGGTCGTCGGCAACACCATCGCCATCTTCGCCGCCTGGCGCGCCCTGCGCCTCCATCTCACCCCCGGCCCCAAGGCCTGGGACAAGACCGACCATGTCTTCCCGAGGGAGTATCGCGCATGA
- a CDS encoding sulfite exporter TauE/SafE family protein: MDIYLPVAEMAVNGVFIVALGLLVGILSGLFGVGGGFLTTPLLIFYGVPPTVAVASATTQVSGTSVSGVLAHMRRGGVDFQMGGVMIAGGVLGSLAGAGLFRLLQATGQVDLVIGFLYVALLGGVGGLMLRDALVALKWIDPPEKSGPPKRHHRAIAALPFRWRFYASGLYISPIAPMLVGFGAGILTVLLGVGGGFIVIPAMIYILGMAARVVVGTSLVMILAVSAVTTLVHALTTQAVDIVLAALLLTGSVVGAQYGAAVASKVKPDLLRLLLAVMILLVALRMLLGLAWRPDEIFTIQVL, translated from the coding sequence GTGGATATCTACCTGCCCGTCGCCGAAATGGCCGTGAACGGCGTCTTCATCGTCGCGCTGGGCCTGCTCGTGGGTATCCTGTCGGGACTGTTCGGGGTCGGCGGCGGCTTCCTCACCACCCCGCTCCTCATCTTCTACGGCGTGCCGCCCACCGTCGCGGTCGCATCCGCCACCACGCAGGTCTCGGGCACCAGCGTCTCGGGCGTGCTCGCCCACATGCGGCGCGGCGGGGTCGACTTCCAGATGGGCGGGGTGATGATCGCGGGCGGCGTGCTCGGCAGCCTCGCGGGCGCCGGCCTGTTCCGCCTCCTCCAGGCGACAGGACAGGTCGATCTGGTCATCGGCTTCCTCTATGTCGCACTGCTCGGCGGGGTCGGCGGGCTGATGCTGCGCGACGCGCTTGTCGCCCTGAAATGGATCGACCCGCCCGAAAAATCGGGGCCGCCCAAGCGCCACCACCGCGCCATCGCCGCGCTGCCCTTCCGCTGGCGCTTCTACGCCTCGGGGCTCTACATCAGCCCGATCGCGCCCATGCTCGTCGGCTTTGGCGCGGGCATCCTCACCGTCCTTCTCGGTGTCGGCGGCGGCTTCATCGTCATCCCCGCGATGATCTACATCCTCGGCATGGCCGCGCGCGTCGTCGTCGGTACCAGCCTCGTCATGATCCTCGCCGTGAGCGCGGTCACCACCCTCGTCCACGCCCTGACCACGCAGGCGGTCGACATCGTGCTCGCCGCGCTCCTCCTCACGGGCAGCGTGGTCGGTGCCCAATATGGCGCCGCGGTCGCGAGCAAGGTGAAGCCCGACCTCCTGCGCCTCCTCCTCGCCGTCATGATCCTCCTCGTCGCGCTGCGCATGCTCCTAGGCCTCGCCTGGCGCCCCGACGAGATTTTCACGATTCAGGTCCTGTGA
- a CDS encoding TIGR02186 family protein: MRRLFLPLLAWFALSGAAEPAPNLVPDVSAREVQIRTSFSGAQLLLFGAILYPGGEAPEEPAEIAVVLRGPAEPLLIRQKKKIAGIWMNADSHRFRSVPGFYAVASSAPLDTLIDERTAAIYELGLEHLQLSPGPGADAATIRAFEEGLVERRTREGLYADYPEGVEISDEVLYRARIPIPSRVPVGTYTAETFLISGGRVLAVATREIEIGKSGFERMVALAAQRRPFLYGLAAIAVSLFLGWFAAFVFSRRN; the protein is encoded by the coding sequence ATGCGGCGCCTCTTCCTCCCCCTCCTCGCGTGGTTCGCCCTTTCCGGCGCCGCCGAGCCCGCGCCCAACCTCGTCCCCGACGTGTCGGCGCGCGAGGTGCAGATCCGGACCAGCTTCAGCGGTGCCCAGCTCCTCCTGTTCGGCGCGATCCTCTATCCCGGCGGCGAGGCCCCCGAGGAGCCCGCCGAGATCGCGGTCGTGCTGCGCGGTCCCGCCGAGCCGCTGCTCATTCGCCAGAAGAAGAAAATCGCCGGCATCTGGATGAATGCCGATTCGCACCGCTTCCGCTCGGTCCCCGGCTTCTATGCCGTCGCCAGCTCGGCCCCCCTCGACACGCTGATCGACGAGCGTACCGCCGCCATCTACGAGCTCGGCCTCGAGCATCTCCAATTGTCGCCCGGTCCCGGCGCCGATGCCGCCACCATCCGCGCCTTCGAAGAAGGCCTCGTCGAGCGCCGCACCCGCGAGGGGCTTTATGCCGACTATCCGGAGGGCGTCGAGATTTCGGACGAGGTGCTCTACCGCGCCCGCATCCCCATCCCCAGCCGCGTGCCGGTCGGCACCTATACCGCCGAGACCTTCCTCATCTCGGGCGGGCGGGTCCTTGCCGTCGCCACCCGCGAGATCGAGATCGGCAAGTCGGGATTCGAACGCATGGTCGCGCTCGCCGCCCAGCGCCGCCCCTTTCTCTACGGCCTCGCCGCCATCGCCGTGTCGCTGTTCCTCGGCTGGTTTGCGGCCTTCGTTTTTTCGCGCCGGAACTGA
- a CDS encoding ATP-binding protein has product MSEQSNLNEFLSELKSYAEGDGPGGAHEAPQVEQAPIGHVAEIAGSSSAILIDAARLHELADEEDPALRLSGQVGSQVKMSVGKNWLIANVRTMRAGESGKVIANVDFLGEGNRESDGRLSGFKRGVTRFPIPGAEVYPVTTRDLRSVFAADSRPHIEIGTVYPTDDIRGALYVDPMLGKHFAVLGSTGTGKSTSVSLILHRICDASPEGHIVMIDPHGEYSAAFKNHGEIFNVDNLQLPYWLMNFEEHCEVLLTSEDSERQRDEDILAKCLLEARSRNKMADQFGKVTVDSPIPYLLTDLNQILVNEMGKLDRAGDATPYKRIKNKLDELRADPRFTFMFSGMMVSDTMGKFIAKMFRLPANGRPISIVDVSGVPSEVTSTVVSVLARMVFDYAIWSRTETLRPILLVCEEAHRYVPKETDVGKGQAVRRILERIAKEGRKYGVSLGLITQRPSDLAEGVLSQCGTILSMRLNNERDQDMVRAAMPEGARGFLDAIPALRNREVIVCGEGVNIPIRVSFDNLEAEKRPASSDPSFAEMWRDVGDEEGIISRVVKRWRGHGK; this is encoded by the coding sequence ATGAGTGAACAATCGAACCTCAATGAATTTCTGAGCGAACTCAAAAGCTACGCCGAGGGCGACGGCCCCGGCGGCGCGCATGAGGCACCGCAGGTCGAGCAGGCACCGATCGGCCATGTCGCCGAGATCGCCGGCTCCTCCTCGGCGATCCTGATCGACGCCGCGCGGCTCCACGAGCTCGCCGACGAGGAAGATCCCGCGCTGCGCCTGTCGGGGCAGGTCGGTAGCCAGGTCAAGATGAGCGTCGGCAAGAACTGGCTCATCGCCAACGTGCGCACCATGCGCGCGGGCGAGAGTGGCAAGGTCATTGCCAACGTCGACTTTCTCGGCGAGGGCAATCGCGAAAGCGACGGGCGCCTGTCGGGCTTCAAGCGCGGTGTGACCCGCTTCCCCATCCCCGGCGCCGAGGTCTACCCCGTGACCACCCGCGACCTTCGCAGCGTCTTCGCGGCCGACAGCCGCCCGCATATCGAGATCGGCACGGTCTACCCGACCGACGACATCCGCGGCGCGCTCTATGTCGACCCGATGCTCGGCAAGCACTTCGCCGTCTTGGGTTCGACCGGTACGGGCAAGTCGACCTCGGTGTCGCTCATCCTCCACCGCATCTGCGATGCCAGCCCCGAGGGCCACATCGTGATGATCGACCCGCACGGCGAATATTCGGCCGCGTTCAAGAACCACGGCGAGATCTTCAACGTCGACAACCTCCAGCTGCCCTACTGGCTGATGAACTTCGAGGAGCATTGCGAAGTGCTGCTCACCTCGGAGGATTCGGAGCGCCAGCGCGACGAGGACATCCTCGCCAAGTGCCTTCTGGAAGCGCGCAGCCGCAACAAGATGGCCGACCAGTTCGGCAAGGTCACCGTCGACAGCCCGATCCCCTACCTCCTGACCGATCTCAACCAGATCCTCGTCAACGAGATGGGCAAATTGGACCGCGCCGGCGATGCCACCCCCTACAAGCGCATCAAGAACAAGCTCGACGAACTGCGCGCCGACCCGCGCTTCACCTTCATGTTCTCGGGCATGATGGTGTCCGACACGATGGGCAAGTTCATCGCCAAGATGTTCCGCCTGCCCGCCAACGGCCGCCCCATCTCGATCGTCGACGTCTCGGGGGTTCCCTCCGAAGTCACCTCGACGGTGGTCTCGGTGCTTGCGCGCATGGTCTTCGACTATGCCATCTGGAGCCGCACCGAGACGCTGCGCCCCATCCTCCTCGTCTGCGAGGAAGCGCACCGCTACGTCCCCAAGGAAACCGACGTCGGCAAGGGCCAGGCGGTGCGCCGCATCCTCGAGCGTATCGCCAAGGAAGGCCGTAAGTATGGCGTGTCGCTGGGCCTCATCACCCAGCGCCCGTCCGACTTGGCCGAGGGCGTGTTGTCGCAGTGCGGCACCATCCTCTCCATGCGCCTCAACAACGAGCGCGACCAGGACATGGTGCGTGCCGCCATGCCCGAAGGCGCGCGCGGCTTCCTCGACGCCATCCCCGCGCTGCGCAACCGCGAGGTGATCGTCTGCGGCGAGGGCGTGAACATCCCGATCCGCGTCAGCTTCGACAATCTCGAAGCCGAAAAGCGCCCCGCCTCGTCCGACCCGAGCTTCGCCGAAATGTGGCGCGACGTCGGCGACGAGGAAGGGATTATTTCGCGCGTCGTGAAGCGTTGGCGTGGCCACGGCAAGTGA
- a CDS encoding M23 family metallopeptidase yields MRQTGGGSSGWRIAGGMAALALVAAVPLSGAMADDAALTPGPDMAAELAAAGVTSAERGALSGRRMVAGEKVTMLEKAPERAFRELVARVGEDGGLEASLRRAGVPRGDAEVAAQAIEASADMTIAAGTRVDIRLGAKAGGGVRPLEALKLRARDDLSISLTREAGNFIIRREAIGVEVTPQRLSGRVGDGLYWALRGAGVTPRAAQDYLKAISSAIDVGEVGPADRFDLVIERRSSADGNASAGRLLYAGLERSRGEDVALMHWQVGGEARWLDAARLEPQAEGMIWPVAARISSGFGMRRHPILRYKRMHKGIDFAAPHGTPVQAAADGVVIRSGRAGGAGNQVRIRHADGTVTSYSHMSRLSVAVGTQVRQGDVVGAVGSTGLSTGPHLHYEVHQGGRAVDPRSVELVARAPLGGEAMDAFKARYAEYQALPVG; encoded by the coding sequence ATGAGACAGACGGGTGGCGGCAGTAGCGGCTGGCGGATCGCCGGCGGCATGGCCGCGCTCGCGCTCGTCGCGGCGGTGCCCCTGTCTGGCGCGATGGCCGACGATGCCGCGCTGACGCCCGGTCCCGACATGGCCGCCGAGCTGGCTGCCGCGGGCGTGACGAGCGCCGAGCGCGGCGCGCTGTCGGGACGGCGCATGGTCGCGGGCGAGAAGGTGACCATGCTCGAGAAAGCGCCCGAACGCGCGTTCCGCGAACTGGTCGCGCGGGTCGGGGAGGATGGCGGGCTCGAGGCGAGCCTTCGCCGTGCCGGCGTGCCGCGCGGCGATGCCGAGGTCGCGGCGCAGGCGATCGAGGCGTCGGCGGACATGACGATCGCCGCGGGCACGCGGGTCGATATCCGGCTGGGTGCCAAGGCGGGCGGCGGCGTCCGTCCGCTCGAGGCGTTGAAGCTGCGCGCGCGCGATGACCTGTCGATCTCGCTGACGCGCGAGGCGGGCAATTTCATCATCCGCCGCGAGGCCATCGGGGTCGAGGTGACCCCGCAGCGCCTCTCGGGCCGCGTCGGCGACGGGCTCTACTGGGCACTGCGCGGGGCGGGCGTGACCCCGCGCGCGGCGCAGGACTATCTCAAGGCGATCAGCAGCGCGATCGACGTTGGCGAGGTCGGCCCCGCCGACCGCTTCGACCTCGTCATCGAGCGGCGTTCGAGCGCCGACGGTAATGCGAGCGCGGGGCGCCTGCTCTATGCGGGGCTCGAGCGGTCGCGCGGCGAGGATGTCGCGCTGATGCACTGGCAGGTCGGCGGCGAGGCGCGCTGGCTCGATGCCGCGCGGCTGGAACCGCAGGCCGAGGGCATGATCTGGCCGGTCGCGGCGCGCATTTCCTCGGGCTTCGGCATGCGCCGCCACCCGATCCTTCGCTACAAGCGCATGCACAAGGGTATCGATTTCGCCGCGCCGCACGGCACGCCGGTGCAGGCCGCCGCCGATGGCGTGGTGATCCGCTCGGGTCGTGCGGGCGGGGCGGGCAACCAGGTCCGCATCCGCCATGCCGATGGCACGGTCACGAGCTACAGCCACATGTCGCGCCTCTCGGTCGCGGTGGGCACGCAGGTGCGGCAGGGCGATGTGGTCGGCGCGGTCGGCTCGACCGGCCTGTCGACGGGCCCTCACCTCCATTACGAAGTCCACCAGGGCGGCCGCGCGGTCGATCCGCGCTCGGTCGAGCTGGTGGCGCGCGCGCCGCTGGGCGGCGAGGCGATGGACGCGTTCAAGGCGCGCTACGCCGAATATCAGGCACTGCCGGTCGGGTAG
- a CDS encoding helicase-related protein yields the protein MSRPDGGLVRAILGPTNTGKTHLAIERMCAHSSGVIGFPLRLLAREVYDRVVAIKGEKQVALVTGEERIVPPTARYVLCTAESMPVPTDEALPGDPGDLPRDYAFAAIDEAQLGIDPERGHVFTDRMLRARGREETLILGSSTLRPIIEEQLPEAEIVTRPRFSTLSYAGHSKLTRLPPRSAIVAFSAEQVYALAEMLRRFKGGAAVVMGALSPATRNAQVDLFQRGEVDYLVATDAIGMGLNMDVKHVAFAGLAKFDGQRQRRLHIHEMAQIAGRAGRHQTDGSFGSLGVGDNDPSSFTDEEIHAIEGHHFKPLDNVYWRNANLDFTDVNALIASLDRRPDDPMLRLAPLSIDLAVLKHLAEDPAIAHLKGGQARRLWACCGLPDFRKVGATHHARMVRRIYSYISDGGHISQDWFNAEVNRLDHVMGDIETLADRLAGIRSWAYIAQRSDWLKDPKRWAERTQAVEARLSDALHAALTQRFVDRRTAMLVRDIGATGADALPVTVAADGEVSVGPEPIGHLMGFEFTVDPLARAHDKRLLLAAAERRLGEELARRAQGLIDGPDSAFTLVEDGDRLGVGWDGQLLARLAPGRSLTEPALRTVRALDRLSAPQRAALRARLEQWLDRQIEAHLGPLRRLADAATEAETPGSVRAIAAMLADAGGHLPRKSLASAIAALDKPARSRLHQLRVRLGPLDVFIATLMKPKAQEMRAMLLAIREGRTMPRLPGPGASVLEDDATLDREGARLAYRKVGPQWLRIDLADRLAAHAMGSKGSNADPLDVALATSVGLHDKAVRRLMADLGFQPGKAGYEYKGRRAKKPHPHAKRHRAKAPRPGNAFADALKGLKR from the coding sequence ATGTCCCGACCCGACGGCGGTCTAGTACGGGCCATCCTGGGGCCCACCAACACCGGCAAGACCCACTTGGCGATCGAGCGGATGTGCGCCCATTCATCGGGCGTCATCGGCTTCCCGCTGCGCCTCCTCGCGCGCGAGGTCTACGACCGCGTTGTCGCCATCAAGGGCGAGAAACAGGTCGCCCTCGTCACCGGCGAGGAGCGCATCGTGCCGCCGACCGCGCGCTACGTGCTGTGCACCGCCGAGAGCATGCCGGTACCGACCGACGAAGCGCTGCCCGGCGATCCCGGCGACCTGCCGCGCGACTATGCCTTCGCCGCTATCGACGAGGCGCAGCTCGGCATCGACCCCGAGCGCGGCCACGTCTTCACCGACCGCATGCTCCGGGCCAGGGGGCGGGAAGAAACGCTGATCCTCGGCTCCTCCACCCTCAGGCCCATCATCGAGGAGCAGCTCCCCGAAGCCGAGATCGTGACCCGCCCGCGCTTCTCGACGCTCAGCTACGCCGGCCACTCCAAGCTCACCCGCCTGCCCCCGCGCAGCGCCATCGTCGCCTTCTCCGCCGAGCAGGTCTATGCGCTCGCCGAGATGCTGAGGCGCTTCAAGGGCGGCGCCGCCGTGGTCATGGGCGCGCTCTCGCCCGCCACCCGCAACGCGCAGGTCGACCTCTTCCAGCGCGGCGAAGTGGACTATCTCGTCGCCACCGACGCCATCGGCATGGGCCTCAACATGGACGTCAAACATGTCGCCTTCGCCGGCCTCGCCAAGTTCGACGGCCAGCGCCAGCGCCGCCTTCACATCCATGAAATGGCGCAGATCGCCGGGCGCGCGGGGCGTCACCAGACCGACGGCAGCTTCGGCAGCCTCGGGGTCGGCGACAACGACCCCTCCTCCTTCACCGACGAGGAAATCCACGCCATCGAGGGCCACCACTTCAAGCCGCTCGACAATGTCTACTGGCGCAATGCCAACCTCGACTTCACCGACGTCAATGCGCTCATCGCCAGCCTCGACCGGCGCCCCGACGACCCGATGCTGCGGCTCGCCCCGCTGTCGATCGACCTTGCTGTCCTCAAGCATCTCGCCGAAGACCCCGCCATCGCGCATTTGAAGGGCGGGCAGGCGCGCCGCCTGTGGGCCTGCTGTGGCTTGCCCGATTTCCGCAAGGTCGGCGCCACCCACCACGCCCGCATGGTGCGCCGCATCTACAGCTACATCTCCGACGGCGGCCATATTTCGCAGGACTGGTTCAACGCCGAGGTCAATCGCCTCGACCATGTCATGGGCGACATCGAAACCCTCGCCGACCGCCTCGCGGGCATCCGCTCATGGGCCTATATCGCCCAGCGCTCGGACTGGCTGAAGGACCCCAAGCGCTGGGCCGAGCGCACGCAGGCCGTGGAGGCGCGCCTCTCGGACGCGCTCCACGCCGCCCTCACCCAGCGCTTCGTCGACCGCCGCACTGCCATGCTGGTGCGCGACATTGGCGCGACGGGGGCCGATGCGCTGCCCGTCACCGTCGCCGCCGATGGCGAGGTGTCGGTCGGTCCCGAGCCCATCGGGCACCTCATGGGCTTCGAATTCACCGTCGACCCGCTCGCGCGCGCCCACGACAAGCGCCTCCTGCTCGCTGCCGCCGAGCGACGATTGGGCGAAGAGCTTGCCCGCCGCGCACAGGGGCTCATCGATGGCCCCGACAGCGCCTTCACCCTCGTCGAGGATGGCGACCGTTTGGGCGTCGGCTGGGACGGACAGCTCCTCGCCCGCCTCGCCCCCGGCCGCTCGCTCACCGAGCCCGCGCTGCGCACCGTGCGCGCGCTCGACCGCCTCTCCGCGCCCCAGCGCGCCGCGCTCCGCGCCCGCCTCGAGCAATGGCTCGACCGCCAGATCGAGGCGCATCTCGGGCCGCTGCGCCGCCTCGCCGATGCCGCGACCGAAGCCGAAACGCCGGGCAGCGTGCGCGCCATCGCCGCCATGCTCGCCGATGCCGGCGGCCACCTGCCGCGAAAAAGCCTCGCCAGCGCCATCGCCGCCTTGGACAAGCCCGCCCGCTCGCGCCTCCACCAGCTGCGCGTGCGCCTCGGCCCGCTCGACGTCTTCATCGCCACGCTGATGAAACCCAAGGCGCAGGAAATGCGCGCCATGCTCCTCGCCATCCGCGAGGGCCGCACCATGCCGCGCCTGCCCGGTCCCGGCGCCTCGGTCCTCGAGGATGACGCCACCCTCGACCGCGAGGGTGCGCGTCTCGCCTATCGCAAGGTCGGCCCGCAATGGCTGCGCATCGACCTTGCCGACCGCCTCGCTGCCCATGCGATGGGCTCGAAGGGCAGCAACGCCGACCCGCTCGACGTCGCGCTCGCCACCTCGGTAGGCCTCCACGACAAGGCGGTGCGCCGCCTCATGGCCGACCTCGGCTTCCAGCCGGGCAAGGCGGGCTATGAATATAAGGGCCGCCGCGCCAAGAAACCCCACCCCCATGCCAAGCGCCACCGCGCCAAGGCCCCGCGCCCCGGCAATGCCTTTGCCGATGCGCTGAAAGGACTGAAGCGCTGA
- a CDS encoding S4 domain-containing protein, translating to MKTRGRAQKLIGEGRVRIDRRRVEKVSCPVAPGQVITVPLSGDVRVLEILDLPVRRGPPSEAEACYRRLDGTGRNAPPAY from the coding sequence GTGAAGACGCGGGGGCGGGCACAGAAGCTGATCGGGGAAGGCCGCGTGCGCATCGACCGTCGCCGCGTGGAAAAGGTCTCCTGCCCCGTGGCACCGGGACAGGTCATCACCGTGCCCTTGTCGGGCGATGTCCGCGTTCTCGAGATCCTCGACCTGCCCGTCCGGCGCGGCCCGCCGTCGGAGGCCGAGGCCTGCTATCGCCGCCTCGACGGGACCGGACGCAACGCCCCGCCGGCCTATTGA
- the fdxA gene encoding ferredoxin FdxA — protein MTYLVTDACIRCKYTDCVEVCPVDCFYEGENMLVINPNECIDCGVCEPECPAEAILPDTEPDTEKWLEINSKFSAEWPNLTTKKDEFPDADKHKGEEGKFEKYFSPEAGEGD, from the coding sequence ATGACCTATCTCGTCACCGACGCCTGCATCCGCTGCAAATATACCGACTGTGTCGAGGTCTGCCCCGTCGACTGCTTCTACGAGGGCGAGAACATGCTGGTGATCAACCCCAACGAGTGCATCGACTGCGGCGTGTGCGAACCCGAATGCCCCGCCGAGGCGATCCTGCCCGATACCGAGCCCGACACCGAGAAGTGGCTCGAGATCAACTCGAAGTTCAGCGCCGAATGGCCCAACCTCACCACCAAGAAGGACGAGTTCCCCGACGCCGACAAGCACAAGGGCGAGGAGGGCAAGTTCGAGAAATATTTCTCGCCCGAGGCCGGCGAAGGCGACTGA